From a single Micromonospora carbonacea genomic region:
- a CDS encoding TrkH family potassium uptake protein, with protein MRRFLRHPVRLVPFGFLAVILLGTGALMLPAATSAHRFTPFSTAFFTATSAVSVTGLSVVDTPTYWNGFGLVMITVLTQVGGFGILSGATLVVLVVARQLGLRNRLLVQAETAEFGIGDVRGLLLRIAATMAGFELAMTAVLAGRFWLGYGYPPGRALWYGFFHAVQGFNNGGFALFTDSLVGFARDPWICLPIAFGTIVGGLGFPALFEASREWRTPGRWAIATKLTVWGSAVLLLVGFLGLLAAEWPDPRTVGGYDVAGKVLATFTQSAVIRTGGFAVLDPAGLDEESVPLLITLMFIGGGSASTAGGIKVATFFLLGFAIWAELRGEPDVIVGRRRVSTASLRQALTVALLSVALVVGGTVVLLLLTEGLAYHLALFEVTSAFSTTGLSTGVASTVPEPGQLVLTVLMYVGRVGPLTLGSAIALNTRRRLYRYPEEQPIVG; from the coding sequence GTGCGCCGGTTTCTCCGTCACCCCGTGCGGCTGGTGCCGTTCGGGTTCCTGGCGGTGATCCTGCTCGGCACCGGCGCGCTGATGCTGCCGGCGGCGACCAGCGCGCACCGGTTCACTCCGTTCAGCACGGCGTTCTTCACGGCCACCTCGGCGGTCTCGGTCACCGGGCTGTCCGTCGTCGACACCCCGACGTACTGGAACGGGTTCGGGCTGGTGATGATCACCGTGCTGACCCAGGTCGGCGGGTTCGGCATCCTCAGCGGCGCGACCCTGGTGGTGCTCGTGGTCGCCCGGCAGCTCGGGCTGCGCAACCGGCTGCTGGTGCAGGCCGAGACCGCCGAGTTCGGCATCGGCGACGTCCGCGGGCTGCTGCTGCGGATCGCGGCCACCATGGCCGGTTTCGAGCTGGCCATGACCGCCGTCCTCGCCGGCCGGTTCTGGCTCGGCTACGGCTACCCGCCGGGCCGGGCCCTCTGGTACGGCTTCTTCCACGCCGTGCAGGGGTTCAACAACGGCGGCTTCGCGCTCTTCACCGACAGCCTCGTCGGGTTCGCCCGGGACCCGTGGATCTGCCTGCCGATCGCGTTCGGCACGATCGTCGGCGGGCTGGGCTTCCCCGCGCTGTTCGAGGCGTCGCGGGAGTGGCGGACGCCGGGCCGCTGGGCGATCGCCACCAAGCTCACCGTGTGGGGCAGCGCGGTGCTGCTCCTCGTCGGCTTCCTCGGGCTGCTCGCCGCCGAATGGCCCGACCCGCGCACCGTCGGCGGGTACGACGTCGCCGGCAAGGTGCTGGCCACCTTCACCCAGAGCGCGGTGATCCGCACCGGCGGGTTCGCCGTCCTCGACCCGGCGGGCCTGGACGAGGAGAGCGTCCCGCTGCTGATCACGCTGATGTTCATCGGCGGCGGCAGCGCCAGCACGGCGGGCGGGATCAAGGTCGCCACGTTCTTCCTGCTCGGCTTCGCCATCTGGGCGGAGCTGCGCGGCGAGCCGGACGTCATCGTGGGCCGGCGGCGGGTGTCCACCGCGAGCCTGCGGCAGGCGCTGACCGTCGCCCTGCTCAGCGTCGCGCTGGTGGTCGGCGGCACGGTCGTCCTGCTGCTGCTCACCGAGGGGCTGGCCTACCACCTGGCGCTGTTCGAGGTGACCTCGGCGTTCAGCACCACCGGACTCTCCACCGGCGTCGCGTCGACCGTCCCCGAGCCGGGCCAGCTCGTGCTGACCGTCCTCATGTACGTCGGTCGGGTCGGGCCGCTCACCCTCGGGTCGGCGATCGCGTTGAACACCCGACGACGGCTGTACCGCTACCCGGAGGAGCAACCCATTGTCGGCTAG